In the genome of Diorhabda carinulata isolate Delta chromosome Y, icDioCari1.1, whole genome shotgun sequence, one region contains:
- the LOC130903065 gene encoding uncharacterized protein LOC130903065, translating to MPTKYIRKGTVQRGKWTEADLLRAAEAVKNGVMGLREACRTFNNIPPPTLRRRLKKNDFIKRTLGPPCILGIQNELKIRFHIQKLQKHGFAPTRENVRAMAFHLADQLKIKHPFNRDNLSVRKAEGVSLARCNGMNKEKVSAYFNLLETTLMEAGLVNKPGHIFNMDETGLQLNNKPGYVIAQKGSKNVAAITSSEKGETITVISCCNAEGFYIPPACIFKGKNQKTEFEDGMPTGSVVYMNEKSAYINTDLMFTWLKEHFVPRKPDGKILLLLDGHASHCNSVEMLEYADEHNVILFCLPGHTTQFLQPLDRCFFKSLKAFWNKACNTFVKANPGRKISRLQFGQLLSEAWSKAATVDNAVSAFKSTGICPFNPGAIPEYAYLDSEDEKLDPNTSAVYATESNNTTQTKDDKMPSTSALESEPKPELINTDKNTPETLLNKFFPVPSSSSASIQKKKEEDQRKTSKRKALHEKKNKRKNQKIEDESTDDDTDALDGLVTQSDDSPDEDDATECLGCGEKYNVTTKADDWIQCLHCQRWFHESCSKYLNLCDLCGENLSKKRK from the exons ATGccaacaaaatatattagaaaaggGACAGTGCAAAGGGGAAAATGGACTGAAGCCGACCTACTCCGGGCTGCAGAAGCAGTTAAAAACGGTGTGATGGGCTTGAGAGAAGCATGCCGCACTTTCAACAACATTCCTCCTCCAACACTTAGAAGGCgacttaaaaaaaatgactttattAAAAGAACTCTTGGACCGCCTTGTATCCTTGGCATCcagaatgaattaaaaattaggtTTCATATACAAAAGTTACAAAAACACGGATTTGCGCCAACTCGTGAAAATGTCAGAGCAATGGCGTTTCACCTGGCAGATCAGCTTAAAATTAAACACCCTTTTAATAGAGACA ACTTGAGTGTTAGAAAAGCTGAGGGTGTATCACTAGCTCGATGCAACGGTATGAATAAAGAAAAGGTCTCGGCGTACTTTAATCTGTTAGAAACAACATTAATGGAGGCCGGTTTAGTAAACAAGCCTGgtcatatatttaatatggatgagaCGGGTCTCCAACTTAATAATAAGCCAGGTTATGTTATTGCTCAGAAAGGCTCAAAAAACGTTGCCGCAATAACATCATCAGAAAAGGGAGAAACAATTACAGTAATCTCATGTTGTAATGCAGAAGGTTTTTACATACCACCAGCTTGCATTTTTAAGggcaaaaatcaaaaaaccgAGTTTGAGGATGGTATGCCTACGGGTTCTGTGGTTTACATGAACGAAAAATCCGCTTATATTAATACGGATTTGATGTTTACCTGGTTAAAAGAACATTTTGTTCCACGTAAACCAGACGGAAAAATTCTACTTTTACTGGATGGTCATGCCAGTCATTGTAATTCGGTAGAAATGCTGGAATATGCCGATGAACATAATGTTATTCTGTTTTGTCTACCTGGTCATACTACTCAGTTCCTTCAACCCTTGGACAGGTGTTTCTTTAAAAGCCTGAAAGCCTTTTGGAATAAAGCTTGCAATACATTTGTAAAAGCAAATCCTGGTAGGAAAATTTCTCGTCTGCAATTTGGTCAATTGTTGTCGGAGGCGTGGTCAAAAGCAGCAACTGTTGATAACGCTGTGTCGGCTTTTAAATCTACAGGAATCTGCCCATTTAATCCTGGTGCTATACCAGAGTATGCCTACTTGGATTCTGAAGATGAAAAATTAGATCCCAATACTTCTGCAG TTTACGCTACTGAATCTAATAATACCACTCAAACAAAAGACGATAAAATGCCCTCTACTTCAGCCTTAGAGTCAGAACCTAAACCGGAGCTGATAAATACCGATAAAAACACTCCCGAAACACTTCTTAACAAATTCTTTCCGGTGCCCAGCTCTTCATCAGCTAGCATTCAGAAA aagaaagaagaagatcaGAGAAAAACATCAAAGAGGAAGGCTCTGcatgaaaaaaagaataaaagaaaaaatcaaaaaattgaagatgaaTCAACAGACGATGATACTGATGCATTAGATGGGTTAGTGACTCAGTCTGATGATAGTCCGGACGAAGATGATGCAACAGAATGCCTTGGATGTGGTGAAAAATATAATGTGACCACGAAAGCCGATGATTGGATTCAATGTCTACACTGCCAGAGATGGTTTCACGAAAGTTGTTCGAAATATTTGAACCTATGTGACCTTTGTGGTGAAAACTTATCAAAGAAAAGGAAGTAG